The nucleotide window GCCATTACACATTTACCACGACCGGTATCAAGCAGTTCAGTTAGTGCAATTTCTGTCTCTTCTATTACATCGCTGCCTGCAAGTGCAAGATCTGCTACTCCATAGTAAATCATTGCCGGAACGTCCGCAGGTTTTGAAAGAAGATATCGAAAATTATCCTCCTCTATGACAAGATTACGACCAGCATTCTTCAACTTCTCAACAGGAAGCCCGGAACCTTCAAAAAGTTCTATCGCATGAGCGAGAGAGCGCCCTGTGGGAACGGCAAATGTTAACATGTAAACACCTGCCCTTCAAATTCTGTTAACTTCATCTTTTCTTCCTTTTTTAAAAAGATTGCTTCTTTACTTTGACAATCTATCCACCAGTCATATCCTCTGGTTTTTGCTATTCTAATAGACTCGGTTTTATCCTCATTCCAACTTAGTTCAAATGAAATCCCTTTTTTGTGGAGGCTGTCAGCATAATTCATACTTTCTGTTACGTTCTGGGCGCTTCCACACCAAAGCATTATCGTGGGAGAGGGAGAACCGTCGACACAAACAGCTGCAAGATCCTTGAGGTTGAGTGCAAAACCTGCTGCTTGTCCTTCTATTCCAAGCTTTGTCAAAAGTCCATCATAACGCCCGCCTCCTCCCAACAAACTTCCCTTTGTTGAAGAGTAAGCATTAAAAATTGGGCCGCTGTAATATCCGAGATCCCTGACAAAAGAAAGATCCACTCTAATTCTATCTCCATAACCCAGCTCCGAAAGAGTTAAACAAATGCGTTTTAAAGGAAGCAATACCGAAGGCTCATCTAACAGTTTCATGGCTTCGTCAATTACTGATATGTTTCCTTTTAATGATGGCAATGCTGTAAGGAGCCTCTCCTTATTTCCCGAAACATTAAGCCCATTTAAAATTTTTATATATGACGTATATGAACCCTCTTGTAGTGCTTCTACTAGTTTTTTACCAGCATCTTCGGGCAGATTATTAAATATATGAGAGACAACTGATGCGTCTCCAAATACAACAACAGAATCCTCTATGGAAAGTTTATCCAATAGTTTGAATAAAAGAACGCATATCTCAACATCGGCTCCGGAGCTTTCCCAACCAATGAGCTCTATACCAACTTGATTTTCTTCAAGATTTGTTTTAGGAGGTTCAGGAACAGAGAAAACCCGATCGGCATAGGAGAGACGCAGAGGACGTTCATTGCTATTAAAGTGTGTTGAAAGGAAAGCAACAGCAGAAAGCGTCAAGTCTCCACGTAGAAAACAGGGCTCTCCAAAGGGAGACATCACTGGTATCAAACGTCTTGCTCTTGGCAGAGAAACATTGTCCCAAACACTCTCTACAAGCTGTAATTCTGCTGGACTAAAGGGCTTGTATCCATAAAAAGCAAATAATTCCATAGCGCTGTTTCTACAAAACTCCAACTTCGCCGCGGTAGCCCCTCCAATATTACTGCACCCCTTGGGTGTT belongs to Synergistaceae bacterium and includes:
- a CDS encoding ATP phosphoribosyltransferase regulatory subunit, producing MNRTPKGCSNIGGATAAKLEFCRNSAMELFAFYGYKPFSPAELQLVESVWDNVSLPRARRLIPVMSPFGEPCFLRGDLTLSAVAFLSTHFNSNERPLRLSYADRVFSVPEPPKTNLEENQVGIELIGWESSGADVEICVLLFKLLDKLSIEDSVVVFGDASVVSHIFNNLPEDAGKKLVEALQEGSYTSYIKILNGLNVSGNKERLLTALPSLKGNISVIDEAMKLLDEPSVLLPLKRICLTLSELGYGDRIRVDLSFVRDLGYYSGPIFNAYSSTKGSLLGGGGRYDGLLTKLGIEGQAAGFALNLKDLAAVCVDGSPSPTIMLWCGSAQNVTESMNYADSLHKKGISFELSWNEDKTESIRIAKTRGYDWWIDCQSKEAIFLKKEEKMKLTEFEGQVFTC